One stretch of Equus przewalskii isolate Varuska chromosome 9, EquPr2, whole genome shotgun sequence DNA includes these proteins:
- the GPATCH1 gene encoding G patch domain-containing protein 1 yields MAAQDSDSDEDLVSYGTGLEPLEEGERPKKPIPLQDQTVRDEKGRYKRFHGAFSGGFSAGYFNTVGSKEGWTPSSFVSSRQNRADRSVLGPEDFMDEEDLSEFGIAPKAIVTTDDFASKTKDRIREKARQLAAATAPIPGATLLDDLITPAKLSVGFELLRKMGWKEGQGIGPRVKRRPRRQKPDPGVKVYGCALPPGGSEGSEDEDDDYLPENVTFAPKDVTPVDFTPKDNVHGLAYKGLDPRQALFGTSGEHFNLFGEGPEGASNLLGDIGVNKGRKLGISGQAFGVGALEEEDDDIYATETLSKYDTVLKDEEPGDGLYGWTAPKQYKSQKESEKDLRYVGKILDGFSLASKPLSSKKIYPPPELPRDYRPVHYFRPVVAASSENSHLLQVLSESAGKPMHDPGTHSRHQLNASKRGELLGETPIKGSATSVLEFLSQKDKERIKEMKQATDLKAAQVKARSLAQHASGSRAQPLPADVGHCSWHVALSGGTATTRASSFKPFAKDPEKQKRYEEFLVNMKRGRKDALEQCLDPSMTEWERGRERDEFSRAALLYVSSHSTLSSRFTHAKEEDDSDQVEVPRDQENDVSDKQSAVKMKMFGTLTRDTFEWHPDKLLCKRFNVPDPYPDSTLVGLPRVKRDKYSVFNFLTLQETASLPPAQGSSEKVPQPRAPDKSRKPSRWDTSKQEKKEDSISEFLSLARSKVGPPKQESSPSVKKEEEHVTESLSDQMVNKEVDSQPEGEGSRPSMDLFKAIFASSSDEKSSSSEDEQGDSEDDQAGVREADFKSSQETDLVETSSGAHDSKLPPQDPAPSFPIQKMQIDQREEFGPRLPPVFCPNARQKLETPQKEKHKKNKEKHKTKKEHRRRKEKKKKHRKHKHKGKQKNKKSEKSSSSESTDSSDSQSDDEGTADLSPQELLRRLKRLPLRRQ; encoded by the exons GATGGACACCCTCTTCCTTCGTGTCTTCACGACAGAACAGAGCAGACAGATCTGTTCTTGGTCCTGAAGATTTTATGGACGAAGAG gatcttAGTGAATTTGGGATAGCGCCTAAAGCAATTGTTACCACAGATGATTTTGCTTCTAAAACCAAAGACAGAATACGAGAAAAGGCCAGGCAGTTAGCAGCTGCTACTGCCCCTATTCCTGGAGCCACGCTGCTTGATGACCTCATAACACCAGCAAA ATTATCTGTTGGTTTTGAATTGCTAAGAAAAATGGGCTGGAAGGAAGGACAAGGAATTGGTCCTCGAGTAAAGAGAAGACCACGCCGACAAAAACCTG ATCCCGGAGTAAAAGTCTACGGCTGTGCCTTACCCCCCGGAGGCTCTGAAGGGTCTGAG GACGAAGATGATGACTACCTGCCAGAAAATGTCACCTTTGCACCCAAAGATGTCACACCTGTGGATTTCACACCCAAAGATAATGTGCACGGACTGGCATACAAGGGCCTGGATCCCCGCCAAGCGCTGTTTGGGACCTCGGGAGAGCATTTTAACCTTTTCGGTGAGGGACCCGAGGGGGCCAGCAATCTTCTTGGAGATATTGGagtgaataaaggaagaaaattgggaATTTCAGGCCAG GCTTTTGGTGTTGGTGCCCTGGAAGAGGAAGATGATGATATCTATGCCACAGAAACTCTATCCAAGTATGATACCGTTTTGAAGGACGAGGAGCCTGGAGATGGACTATATGGCTGGACAGCACCCAAGCAATATAAAAGTCAGAAAG AATCAGAGAAAGATCTTCGATATGTTGGCAAAATTTTGGATGGATTTTCCTTGGCTTCTAAACCTTTATCTTCTaagaaa atTTATCCGCCACCTGAATTGCCAAGAGACTATCGACCAGTGCATTATTTCAGGCCTGTGGTAGCTGCAAGCTCAGAGAACTCCCACTTACTTCAGGTATTATCGGAGTCAGCTGGAAAGCCAATGCATGACCCAGGGACACACAGTAGGCACCAACTGAATGCCTCCAAGCGGGGGGAGTTGCTGGGAGAAACGCCTATTAAAG ggTCAGCTACTTCAGTGTTAGAATTTCTGTcgcaaaaagataaagagagaatcaaaGAAATGAAGCAGGCAACTGACCTTAAAGCAGCCCAGGTCAAGGCCAGGAGTCTGGCCCAGCACGCCTCAGGCAGCAGAGCCCAGCCCTTGCCTGCAGACGTTGGACACTGCTCTTGGCACGTGGCATTGAGCGGTGGGACAGCCACCACAAGAGCCAGCAGCTTCAAACCTTTTGCAAAAGATCCAGAAAAGCAAAAACGATATGAAGAGTTTTTAGTAAATATGAAACGGGGTCGTAAAG ATGCTCTGGAACAATGTCTGGATCCCAGTATGACGGAGTGGGAGCGAGGCCGGGAGCGGGATGAGTTTTCCCGGGCAGCCCTGCTGTACGTGTCTTCCCACTCGACCTTGTCCTCCAGGTTCACTCATGCCAAGGAGGAGGACGATTCAGACCAGGTGGAAGTCCCTCGGGACCAAGAG AATGATGTCAGTGACAAGCAGTCGGCTGTGAAGATGAAGATGTTCGGGACGCTCACCCGAGACACGTTTGAGTGGCACCCTGACAAGCTTCTGTGTAAGAGGTTTAATGTCCCTGACCCTTATCCAGA TTCAACTTTAGTTGGCTTACCAAGAGTGAAACGTGACAAATACTCAGTCTTCAACTTTCTGACGCTGCAAGAGACAGCTTCCTTGCCTCCAGCTCAAGGATCAAGTGAAAAAGTACCACAGCCCCGAGCTCCCGACA AATCAAGAAAACCATCCAGATGGGATACATctaaacaagaaaagaaggaagattccATTAGTGAATTTTTAAGTTTGGCTAGATCAAAAGTTGGTCCACCTAAACAAGAATCCAGTCCGtcagtaaaaaaagaggaagagcatGTGACAGAATCACTCTCAGATCAG ATGGTAAACAAAGAAGTGGATTCACAGCCTGAGGGAGAAGGTAGCCGCCCATCCATGGACTTATTCAAGGCCATCTTTGCCAGCTCCTCTGATGAAAAGTCCTCGTCCTCCGAGGATGAGCAGGGTGACAGCGAGGACGATCAGGCGGGTGTCAGGGAGGCTGACTTCAAAAGTTCCCAAGAGACTGACTTGGTGGAAACATCATCTGGGGCACACG ATAGCAAGCTGCCACCCCAGGACCCTGCACCTTCCTTCCCGATACAAAAGATGCAGATAGATCAAAGAGAAGAGTTCGGCCCGCGGCTGCCACCTGTCTTCTGCCCCA ATGCTCGTCAGAAGCTTGAAACACCtcaaaaagagaaacataaaaagaacaaagaaaaacacaagaccAAGAAAGAGCACAGACGGAGGAAAGAGAAG aaaaagaaacaccGGAAGCACAAACacaaaggcaaacaaaagaataaaaagtcagagaaaagtaGCAGTTCTGAGAGTACCGACAGCAGCGACAGCCAGAGTGATGATGAAGGGACTGCAGACCTGTCACCTCAGGAACTGCTGAGACG GCTGAAACGTCTTCCACTAAGGAGGCAGTGA